A stretch of Thermococcus bergensis DNA encodes these proteins:
- a CDS encoding ABC transporter permease subunit — protein sequence MKLKIELPKRKDELLKSFALTLLALFVVGILLFPVYYMAMLSIKPSGALATTEIDLIPDKVTLSNYKDLLIGHTEGLIKTTDFEINAKDGTIKDSLNRYEIELHEVTIVGSYSSRFTLIDAQVLEREGGEERQEADGTQIIVRGELIKLSAKQVESTGGVKNLKVSAQRIIVKVSSPDEVPLDLSGFTKIDENTYEAQNVEMEIKEGGIISAEEATFTATDFAFIRLAKVGGEVPDYMKRSLLIATLTVILTLIFVIPSAYAFSRLKFFGREHVLYFYLMFTQVSGGLGIAGLVALYGMLVKLHLTNNIFVLPVIYAAGAVPFNTWLLKSYLDSIPPDFDEAALVDGAGYLQIIRHVLIPMSLPGLATVAIFAFIGGWTELILANLLLNQENYPLTVWLYTMLANLRSISWNQFAAAALIFALPVFIMFLLAQNYVRSGLTLGGLKE from the coding sequence ATGAAGCTTAAAATTGAACTGCCAAAGCGAAAGGATGAGCTGTTAAAGTCATTTGCACTGACTTTGTTGGCACTTTTTGTTGTGGGAATCTTACTCTTCCCCGTTTATTACATGGCAATGCTTTCCATTAAACCATCAGGGGCTCTTGCAACCACTGAAATTGACCTAATACCAGACAAGGTTACTCTCTCCAATTACAAGGATTTGCTCATTGGCCATACAGAGGGGCTTATAAAAACAACAGACTTTGAAATAAATGCTAAAGACGGCACTATAAAGGACTCCCTGAACAGATATGAGATAGAACTTCATGAGGTTACGATTGTAGGGAGTTATTCGAGTAGGTTTACACTAATAGACGCACAAGTACTCGAAAGAGAAGGTGGAGAGGAGAGACAAGAAGCAGATGGCACTCAAATTATTGTCAGAGGTGAACTAATAAAACTAAGTGCTAAGCAAGTTGAAAGTACTGGCGGTGTCAAGAACCTCAAGGTCTCTGCACAGAGAATAATAGTAAAAGTTAGTTCCCCGGATGAAGTGCCCTTAGACCTCTCAGGGTTCACCAAGATCGATGAAAATACCTACGAAGCCCAGAACGTAGAAATGGAGATAAAAGAGGGAGGAATAATCTCAGCGGAGGAAGCAACATTCACTGCAACTGACTTTGCATTTATTCGCCTAGCAAAGGTGGGTGGAGAGGTCCCAGATTACATGAAGAGAAGCCTGCTGATAGCCACTCTTACCGTTATCCTGACCCTCATATTTGTAATACCTTCAGCATATGCATTTTCAAGGCTCAAGTTCTTCGGAAGAGAACACGTTCTCTACTTTTACTTGATGTTCACCCAGGTTTCGGGAGGATTAGGAATAGCAGGATTAGTTGCGCTGTATGGTATGCTGGTAAAGCTCCACCTAACCAACAACATCTTTGTCTTGCCAGTAATCTATGCGGCTGGTGCAGTACCTTTCAACACGTGGCTTTTGAAGTCTTATCTGGACTCAATCCCTCCAGATTTCGATGAAGCAGCGCTGGTAGACGGTGCAGGATACCTGCAAATTATAAGACACGTGCTTATCCCAATGTCCCTCCCCGGGCTAGCTACAGTGGCAATATTCGCATTCATTGGGGGTTGGACGGAGCTTATACTTGCGAACCTGCTCCTCAACCAGGAGAACTATCCATTGACTGTCTGGCTCTACACAATGCTCGCGAACTTGAGGTCTATTTCGTGGAATCAATTTGCCGCAGCCGCTTTGATATTCGCATTGCCGGTCTTTATCATGTTCCTCTTAGCCCAAAACTACGTAAGGAGTGGACTTACTCTTGGAGGATTAAAAGAGTGA
- a CDS encoding alpha amylase N-terminal ig-like domain-containing protein, with protein MYKTFGFRDDKYLGKVGITEFSIPKSGSYAYLLGNFNAFNEGSFRMKEKGDRWYIRVELPEGVWYYTFSVDGKEVLDPENPNKKHFRRLSYKAEREANVARIFSDEEIYHFPALTYLYSFGDYTYIRLRALKGIVKRVFLVEEKSWEMRKKAHDELFDYFEVRLPKKENLHYYFRVQTDEDTLEYGDFDVDLGKQEEKYPLPSWLLNRVFYQIMPDRFFNGNPENDPNGRIDLGSISHYGGDLEGVIQKIEYLTELGVNALYLTPIFESMTYHGYDIVDYYHVAQKFGGDKAFEKLVQKLKKEDIKLVLDGVFHHTSFFHPYFQDVVKNGKNSRYKNFYRITGFPVAPKRFLDILYSDLPWHEKYKRLKSLRWNYESFYSVWLMPRLNHDSKEVKEFIKDVMEYWIKKGADGWRLDVAHGVPPEVWKEIKETLPGDAYLVGEVMDDARLWLFNKFHGTMNYPLYEAILRFFVTREINAEQFLNWLELLSVYYGPAEYAMYNFLDNHDVDRMLSLLEDKRKYLCALVFLFTYKGIPSIYYGDEIGMENIEAPFMERSRAPMEWDSKKWDSDILSVVKELIKLRKSSKALQIGAFKPLQFQEGLLLYERTHRDEKLLIGINYSDNYGSIKKLPDEVLLGNLDGIALKPFSFFVGHSS; from the coding sequence ATGTATAAAACTTTCGGATTTAGAGATGATAAGTACCTTGGAAAGGTGGGAATCACCGAGTTCTCTATACCTAAAAGTGGATCCTATGCATACCTTCTGGGAAATTTTAATGCATTCAACGAGGGAAGCTTTAGGATGAAAGAAAAGGGAGATAGATGGTATATAAGGGTAGAGCTTCCTGAAGGAGTTTGGTACTACACATTCTCAGTAGATGGCAAAGAAGTGCTTGACCCTGAAAACCCGAATAAGAAGCACTTTCGAAGGCTCTCTTATAAGGCTGAAAGAGAGGCAAATGTAGCGAGAATTTTCTCAGACGAGGAAATTTACCATTTCCCTGCACTCACATATTTGTATTCCTTTGGAGACTACACTTATATACGTCTTAGAGCACTTAAAGGGATCGTTAAAAGGGTTTTTCTGGTGGAAGAGAAAAGCTGGGAAATGAGAAAGAAAGCCCACGATGAGCTTTTTGATTACTTCGAAGTAAGACTCCCAAAAAAAGAGAACCTACACTACTACTTTAGAGTACAAACAGATGAAGACACCCTAGAATATGGAGACTTTGATGTTGATTTAGGGAAGCAGGAAGAAAAATACCCCCTGCCTTCATGGCTTTTAAACAGGGTTTTTTACCAGATAATGCCAGACCGGTTCTTTAACGGAAATCCTGAAAACGATCCCAACGGCAGAATTGATCTCGGAAGCATTTCCCATTATGGAGGAGACTTGGAGGGAGTAATCCAGAAAATTGAGTACCTAACTGAACTGGGAGTAAATGCTCTCTATTTAACCCCCATTTTTGAGTCAATGACGTATCACGGATATGACATAGTTGATTATTATCATGTCGCCCAAAAGTTTGGAGGAGATAAAGCCTTCGAAAAGTTAGTGCAAAAGCTGAAAAAAGAAGACATAAAACTTGTTTTGGATGGAGTATTTCACCACACGAGCTTTTTCCACCCCTACTTTCAGGATGTAGTCAAAAACGGAAAGAACAGCAGGTATAAGAATTTTTATCGCATAACCGGGTTTCCAGTCGCTCCAAAAAGGTTCCTTGATATTTTATACTCAGACCTCCCATGGCATGAAAAGTATAAGCGGCTTAAATCTCTCAGATGGAACTATGAGAGCTTTTATTCTGTATGGTTGATGCCCCGCTTAAACCACGACAGCAAAGAGGTAAAAGAGTTCATTAAGGATGTAATGGAATACTGGATTAAAAAAGGAGCCGATGGCTGGAGATTAGATGTTGCCCACGGAGTTCCTCCCGAAGTATGGAAAGAAATTAAAGAAACGCTACCAGGTGATGCTTATCTAGTTGGGGAAGTAATGGACGACGCACGGCTGTGGTTGTTCAATAAGTTTCATGGAACCATGAATTACCCGCTATATGAGGCAATTTTGAGATTTTTTGTGACGAGGGAAATTAACGCAGAGCAGTTCTTGAACTGGCTTGAGCTTTTGAGCGTATACTACGGCCCTGCTGAGTATGCAATGTATAACTTTTTGGACAACCATGACGTGGATAGAATGCTCAGCTTGCTCGAGGACAAGAGAAAATATCTCTGTGCATTGGTATTCCTTTTCACCTACAAAGGGATTCCTTCTATCTACTACGGGGATGAAATCGGGATGGAAAATATAGAGGCACCTTTTATGGAGCGCTCAAGGGCCCCCATGGAGTGGGACAGCAAGAAGTGGGACTCGGATATTTTAAGTGTAGTCAAAGAGCTGATAAAACTGAGAAAGAGCAGTAAAGCACTACAGATTGGAGCGTTCAAACCACTACAATTCCAAGAGGGACTGTTACTTTACGAGAGGACACACAGAGATGAAAAACTTTTGATTGGAATAAACTATTCGGACAACTATGGTTCTATTAAAAAACTTCCCGACGAAGTGCTGCTGGGAAATTTAGATGGCATTGCCCTGAAACCTTTCTCATTTTTTGTTGGTCATTCCTCATAA
- the trmBL1 gene encoding HTH-type sugar sensing transcriptional regulator TrmBL1 translates to MREEEIIKMLQKLGLTKYESLAYITLLKLGTSKATDLTKESGIPHTRIYDVLSSLHRKGFVDIMHGTPRMYKPVNPEIVFEKLKEELLSDIDSVKKALLELYKSVHGEDIPEIWTIHGFENTLERAEYIIRSAKREVLINTPFEFLRLLKDEIKKRKDIIFVIVSNFEEIPDWLNKENVILAKSGGAPWLMATWIIGDVDYALFFGALPKDRRKEKFYSFWGKSPKLIQNYMHWFYTMYFDNSEVIKPVDYERVKKPFEVVSIRTLITILKQAGLPRKLEVIGHFVDTRDEATINGQVVDYEYTSLTANITLRDEKGKEWKVGGLGSYFEDIEGEKFILLE, encoded by the coding sequence ATGAGGGAAGAAGAGATAATTAAAATGCTTCAGAAGCTTGGTTTGACAAAATACGAAAGTTTGGCATATATAACTCTTCTAAAGCTCGGAACGAGCAAAGCCACAGACCTTACAAAGGAAAGTGGAATTCCCCACACGAGGATATACGACGTGTTGAGCTCTCTTCACAGAAAGGGATTTGTGGACATTATGCATGGGACACCGAGAATGTACAAGCCAGTGAATCCAGAAATAGTTTTTGAGAAACTTAAAGAAGAGCTTTTAAGTGATATAGACTCTGTAAAAAAAGCCCTTCTTGAGCTCTACAAATCGGTCCATGGCGAAGACATACCTGAAATATGGACTATCCACGGATTTGAGAACACTTTGGAGAGAGCCGAGTATATAATAAGAAGCGCAAAAAGAGAAGTGCTAATAAACACACCTTTTGAGTTCTTACGGTTACTTAAGGATGAAATTAAAAAGAGAAAGGATATCATTTTTGTGATTGTAAGTAACTTTGAAGAGATTCCAGACTGGCTTAACAAGGAGAACGTGATTTTAGCTAAGAGTGGAGGGGCTCCATGGTTAATGGCAACTTGGATCATAGGGGATGTAGACTACGCGCTCTTTTTCGGAGCACTTCCAAAGGACAGAAGAAAAGAGAAATTCTATTCCTTCTGGGGCAAATCTCCAAAATTAATCCAGAACTACATGCACTGGTTTTACACAATGTACTTTGACAACAGCGAAGTTATAAAGCCTGTTGACTATGAAAGGGTCAAGAAGCCTTTTGAAGTAGTTAGTATAAGAACCCTTATAACGATCCTTAAACAGGCAGGGCTTCCAAGAAAGCTAGAGGTCATAGGGCACTTCGTTGATACAAGAGATGAAGCAACGATAAATGGACAGGTTGTTGATTATGAGTACACATCCCTCACGGCTAATATAACCTTAAGAGATGAGAAGGGGAAAGAATGGAAAGTTGGAGGACTGGGAAGCTACTTTGAAGACATTGAGGGAGAAAAGTTCATTTTATTAGAATAA
- a CDS encoding glycogen synthase produces MKILMLGFEYLPVKVGGLAEAITSIAETLAKLNNEVWVFTPSHGHIDGKKLLEFDINVYGSKERVRVYERIQNGVRVFALSSNLLDNKDVYGPGWEGMLGKAVQFGKASVGLLNYLIENEGKPDVLHFHDWHTVFAGALIKKYFQLPAVFTIHRLNKSKVPAHYFHEAHLSEWAPYPDIDPEYVGAYIADVVTTVSKSYLWEEWGFYKNFEGKATYVYNGIACDFWNEELLENKELPREERRRKILESLGLSDGIAFMFIGRFDRGQKGVDTLLRAIELIAQSYPSEFSKMRFIIIGKGDPELESWAHALGAKYPENVKVVTEMLKREFTRELYGSVDFVIVPSYFEPFGLVQMEAMCLGAIPIGSAVGGIKDTIISLDEDEENATGLLVPPRDPNALAQAILRMAKIREEQPELIEKMRQNGKKRTTVFTWENACRRYMRAYKNDIDKAVEFLR; encoded by the coding sequence GTGAAAATACTAATGCTTGGATTTGAGTATTTGCCAGTAAAAGTTGGTGGGCTTGCAGAAGCTATCACAAGCATTGCGGAAACTTTAGCAAAGCTCAACAACGAAGTCTGGGTTTTTACACCTTCTCATGGTCATATAGACGGAAAAAAACTTCTTGAGTTCGATATAAATGTTTACGGGAGCAAGGAAAGGGTAAGAGTATACGAAAGAATTCAAAACGGCGTTAGAGTATTTGCCCTAAGCAGCAACTTGCTTGACAACAAAGACGTCTATGGCCCCGGATGGGAGGGAATGCTTGGCAAGGCCGTGCAGTTTGGGAAGGCAAGTGTTGGTCTGCTGAACTACCTGATAGAGAATGAAGGAAAACCAGACGTATTACATTTCCACGACTGGCATACCGTCTTTGCTGGAGCTTTGATTAAAAAGTACTTCCAGCTCCCGGCAGTCTTTACAATCCACAGGCTCAATAAATCCAAGGTTCCGGCCCATTACTTCCACGAGGCCCATCTCAGTGAGTGGGCTCCGTACCCTGATATAGACCCGGAGTATGTGGGTGCTTATATAGCTGATGTAGTGACAACCGTAAGCAAAAGCTATCTCTGGGAGGAGTGGGGCTTTTACAAGAACTTTGAAGGAAAAGCCACCTATGTTTACAATGGGATAGCATGCGACTTCTGGAACGAGGAACTGCTGGAGAACAAAGAGCTGCCAAGAGAAGAGAGAAGAAGAAAGATCCTTGAGAGCTTGGGGCTGAGCGATGGAATTGCTTTCATGTTCATTGGCAGGTTCGATAGGGGACAAAAGGGTGTTGACACGCTTTTAAGGGCCATTGAGCTCATTGCTCAGAGCTATCCATCTGAGTTCTCGAAGATGCGCTTCATAATAATTGGAAAAGGAGATCCCGAGCTTGAAAGCTGGGCTCATGCGTTGGGGGCAAAATATCCTGAGAACGTCAAGGTAGTAACTGAAATGCTGAAAAGAGAGTTTACAAGGGAGCTCTACGGCAGTGTTGATTTTGTTATAGTGCCTTCCTACTTTGAGCCCTTTGGTCTGGTTCAGATGGAAGCAATGTGCTTGGGAGCAATCCCCATAGGCTCAGCCGTGGGTGGAATAAAGGACACAATAATAAGCCTCGATGAAGACGAAGAAAATGCTACCGGATTGCTTGTTCCTCCGAGAGACCCAAATGCTCTTGCTCAGGCAATTCTCAGGATGGCGAAGATCAGGGAAGAGCAACCGGAGTTGATTGAAAAGATGCGCCAGAACGGAAAGAAGAGAACAACGGTCTTCACGTGGGAAAACGCTTGCAGGAGGTACATGAGGGCATATAAAAATGACATAGACAAGGCAGTCGAGTTCCTTAGGTAG
- a CDS encoding HIT family protein produces MKCPFCSPSEEVLLYEDEHIRILIDSFPANRGHLLVVPKRHVEDWKELKEEEKFAIMRGIELAIEKLGEVLKPEGFNVGINLGEAAGQTVAHLHVHVIPRYRGDTNFPRGGVRKAVLNIEDENLSLKEKWAGNRLTQKEKETLKRLFAHI; encoded by the coding sequence ATGAAGTGCCCCTTCTGCAGTCCATCCGAAGAGGTTCTGCTCTATGAAGACGAACACATTAGGATTCTCATAGACTCTTTTCCTGCAAACAGGGGACATCTTCTCGTGGTACCAAAGAGACACGTTGAAGATTGGAAGGAGCTCAAAGAGGAAGAAAAATTTGCCATAATGAGGGGAATAGAGCTGGCAATTGAAAAGCTGGGTGAAGTCCTAAAGCCAGAGGGATTCAACGTTGGGATAAACCTTGGGGAAGCAGCAGGTCAAACGGTGGCTCATCTTCATGTTCATGTGATACCAAGGTACAGAGGGGACACTAATTTCCCGCGAGGAGGTGTAAGAAAGGCGGTTTTAAACATTGAAGATGAGAACTTAAGCTTAAAAGAGAAATGGGCTGGAAACAGGCTCACTCAAAAAGAAAAAGAGACATTAAAAAGGCTATTCGCTCACATCTAA
- a CDS encoding extracellular solute-binding protein, which translates to MKKALFALLLIGVLAIGVVASGCIGGGETTSSPTQTTSTSSPTQTTTTTSSPTQTTTTTTEEKKVTIVIWHAIGPNEIKAFEDLIAEFEIEYPNIDIQLEQKADLETSLKAAIPAGQGPDLFMWAHDWIGKFAEAGMLEPIDEYITPEVLSKFSPMAQNAIEYGGHYYAMPYAAETVALIYNKDMVPNPPKTFDEMKAIMEQYYNEAEGTYGLATPIDPYFISGWVHAFDGYYFDDKTKTPGLDKPETLQGFKFFFEQIFPSKTQDYNAQVSLFHDGKAPMMVNGPWSIPDVKKAGINFGIVPLPAIDDQHRPHPYGGVRLIYVAKLNDPSKKDAIWTFLEWFTTNPDVIKTLSLQNGYIPVLTEVLNDPEIQNDPVLYGFGQAVQYAIPMPKSPEMGAVWGPVATAITDIIGGKKTIEQALQDAQKEILDAISG; encoded by the coding sequence ATGAAGAAGGCGCTATTTGCCTTGTTGTTAATTGGAGTGCTGGCAATTGGGGTTGTTGCAAGTGGATGTATTGGTGGTGGGGAAACTACTTCAAGCCCCACACAAACAACATCCACAAGCTCCCCAACCCAAACAACTACAACTACGAGCTCTCCTACTCAGACAACAACCACAACAACAGAAGAGAAGAAAGTAACAATCGTTATATGGCATGCAATTGGCCCAAATGAGATCAAGGCTTTTGAGGATTTAATTGCCGAGTTTGAGATAGAATATCCAAACATTGACATTCAACTTGAACAAAAAGCTGATTTGGAGACTTCTCTTAAAGCTGCAATTCCTGCTGGACAAGGCCCAGACCTTTTCATGTGGGCCCACGACTGGATTGGAAAGTTCGCTGAGGCCGGAATGCTCGAGCCCATTGACGAATACATAACTCCCGAAGTTCTAAGCAAGTTCAGCCCAATGGCTCAAAATGCTATTGAGTACGGTGGGCATTATTATGCGATGCCTTATGCTGCTGAGACTGTAGCTTTAATTTACAACAAGGACATGGTTCCAAACCCACCAAAGACCTTTGACGAAATGAAGGCAATTATGGAGCAATACTACAATGAAGCTGAAGGTACTTACGGTCTCGCAACTCCAATAGACCCGTACTTTATCTCAGGTTGGGTGCATGCCTTCGATGGCTACTACTTTGACGACAAGACAAAGACTCCTGGTCTTGACAAGCCAGAAACACTTCAAGGCTTCAAGTTCTTCTTTGAGCAGATATTCCCATCAAAGACCCAAGACTACAACGCCCAAGTAAGCTTATTCCACGATGGCAAAGCCCCAATGATGGTTAACGGCCCATGGAGCATTCCAGACGTTAAGAAAGCCGGAATAAACTTCGGCATAGTCCCACTTCCTGCCATCGACGATCAGCACAGGCCTCACCCATACGGTGGAGTCAGACTTATCTACGTTGCAAAGCTTAACGACCCGAGCAAGAAGGATGCTATCTGGACATTCCTCGAATGGTTCACAACCAACCCAGATGTCATTAAGACCCTCTCACTCCAGAACGGTTACATCCCAGTGCTTACCGAAGTCCTTAACGACCCAGAGATCCAGAATGATCCAGTTCTTTATGGATTCGGTCAAGCAGTCCAATACGCAATCCCAATGCCAAAGAGCCCAGAGATGGGAGCAGTTTGGGGCCCAGTTGCCACTGCAATCACAGACATAATCGGCGGAAAGAAGACCATTGAGCAAGCGCTCCAAGATGCACAGAAAGAAATACTCGATGCCATTAGCGGTTAG
- a CDS encoding YbaK/EbsC family protein — protein MNFKEIEEKAVKFRDERLWKKYHTPKNLAISLAVEVGELLEHFQWETNEEILQSIKDPTKKEKIADEMADVIIYLTLLAHELNIDLDEAVERKLKKNEERYPANVIRVEEIVKELGGEIIEPKGEVKTVEQVVKLLGVSPENIIKSLVFIVNESEPILVIVDGKSKVSLEKLRNIFGNVRMAKPKEVEEITGYKVGEVPPVGIPIKTVVDKKLVEKEFVIGGGGRIDRLSRLSPKKIVEFQKAEVLDVSE, from the coding sequence ATGAATTTTAAAGAAATCGAAGAGAAGGCTGTCAAATTTAGGGATGAAAGGCTTTGGAAAAAGTACCATACTCCAAAAAATCTCGCAATTTCTCTGGCTGTTGAGGTGGGAGAGCTTCTAGAGCACTTCCAATGGGAAACCAACGAGGAAATACTTCAGAGCATTAAAGACCCCACGAAAAAGGAAAAAATTGCCGATGAAATGGCTGATGTGATAATATACCTTACCCTTTTAGCCCATGAGCTTAACATCGACCTTGACGAAGCCGTGGAGAGAAAATTGAAAAAGAATGAGGAGAGATATCCTGCAAATGTAATAAGAGTGGAAGAGATTGTTAAAGAGCTGGGAGGAGAGATTATAGAACCAAAAGGAGAAGTAAAAACTGTGGAGCAGGTTGTCAAGCTCCTGGGAGTTAGTCCCGAAAACATCATCAAGTCTCTCGTTTTTATTGTAAATGAAAGCGAGCCCATTTTGGTCATAGTCGACGGAAAATCAAAGGTGAGCCTGGAGAAGCTAAGAAACATTTTTGGAAACGTCAGAATGGCGAAACCAAAGGAAGTGGAAGAGATAACCGGCTACAAAGTTGGTGAAGTCCCCCCTGTGGGCATCCCTATAAAAACAGTGGTTGACAAGAAACTCGTGGAAAAGGAGTTTGTAATCGGCGGAGGAGGAAGGATAGACAGGTTGAGCAGGCTAAGTCCAAAGAAAATCGTGGAATTCCAGAAGGCTGAGGTCTTAGATGTGAGCGAATAG
- a CDS encoding carbohydrate ABC transporter permease, whose amino-acid sequence MDKRTIAALALILPGMIAFLFFNIYPILYSVYIAFTNAKLGNFPIQAPTAEPLRFVGLENFKWALSDPKFRSAFVWTWIFVATSVSLKVIVGILLSVLYNNKYVKGKFFYRALLIIPWALPLLFSVMVWRFMFDPVVGPINIMLKNLGVTNPPDWMTSVTWGFVALNIIEVWLAYPFMMTVITSALQSVPDTLIEAAIIDGANYWQRLTKVVIPIVSKPIAFATILTSAASFQYFLVPFIYNAGLFEDRFLLLYGYRKAFGSSVPHYGRAAAILLIATIVLAVYMFVNMRITRLQEGVKG is encoded by the coding sequence ATGGATAAAAGAACAATAGCCGCTCTTGCCCTGATATTGCCCGGTATGATAGCGTTCCTGTTTTTTAACATCTACCCAATACTGTACTCCGTTTACATTGCATTCACAAACGCTAAGTTGGGCAACTTCCCAATACAAGCTCCTACTGCCGAACCGTTGAGGTTTGTCGGGCTGGAAAACTTTAAATGGGCGTTAAGCGATCCAAAGTTCAGATCTGCTTTTGTCTGGACATGGATTTTTGTGGCGACCAGTGTGAGTTTGAAAGTTATTGTTGGAATTCTTTTGAGTGTTCTTTATAACAATAAATACGTAAAGGGCAAATTCTTTTATAGGGCACTTTTGATAATTCCATGGGCGTTGCCTCTGCTTTTTTCCGTAATGGTATGGCGTTTTATGTTTGATCCTGTTGTGGGTCCGATTAATATAATGTTGAAAAATCTGGGAGTAACAAACCCACCAGACTGGATGACAAGCGTAACTTGGGGCTTTGTTGCTTTGAACATAATTGAAGTATGGCTCGCTTACCCATTTATGATGACGGTAATAACCTCAGCTCTCCAGAGTGTTCCAGATACCCTAATTGAAGCTGCAATTATAGACGGAGCAAATTACTGGCAGAGATTGACAAAAGTAGTTATTCCAATTGTAAGTAAACCCATAGCTTTTGCCACAATCCTAACTTCTGCGGCAAGCTTTCAGTATTTCCTTGTTCCGTTTATATACAATGCAGGGCTGTTTGAGGATAGGTTCCTGCTCCTCTACGGATATAGAAAAGCGTTCGGCAGTTCAGTCCCTCACTACGGAAGGGCAGCGGCTATTTTGCTCATAGCAACAATAGTCCTTGCAGTTTACATGTTCGTCAACATGAGAATAACGAGACTGCAGGAGGGGGTTAAGGGATGA